From the Priestia koreensis genome, one window contains:
- the rlmH gene encoding 23S rRNA (pseudouridine(1915)-N(3))-methyltransferase RlmH, with protein MNISIITIGKLKEKYLKQGISEYLKRLSTYAKVEVIELSDEKAPENLSEAEMEQVKQKEGERILAKISDDTHVIALAIEGKLKSSEELAKDLDQLATYGKSKVAFIIGGSLGLSDQVMKRSNAALSFSRMTFPHQLMRLILLEQVYRAFRINRGEPYHK; from the coding sequence GTGAATATCTCCATTATTACGATCGGGAAATTAAAAGAAAAATATTTAAAACAAGGTATTTCCGAATACCTAAAAAGACTGTCTACCTATGCAAAAGTCGAAGTGATTGAACTTTCAGACGAGAAAGCACCAGAAAATTTAAGCGAAGCCGAAATGGAGCAGGTAAAGCAAAAAGAGGGAGAACGCATTCTTGCGAAGATTAGCGATGACACGCACGTAATCGCCCTAGCCATTGAAGGAAAGCTTAAATCCTCGGAGGAACTAGCCAAAGACCTCGACCAGCTTGCTACATATGGAAAGAGTAAGGTTGCATTTATCATTGGCGGTTCCCTAGGCCTAAGCGACCAAGTCATGAAGCGCTCAAACGCAGCCCTCTCTTTCTCACGCATGACCTTCCCACACCAACTCATGAGACTGATCCTGCTCGAGCAGGT
- a CDS encoding CxxH/CxxC protein — protein MKILCCEEHVELALDVMVDESETFPTLEKTGEDEISTCEYCDNKSVYIVGN, from the coding sequence GTGAAAATTCTATGCTGCGAAGAACATGTAGAACTAGCGTTAGATGTAATGGTCGATGAAAGCGAAACGTTCCCGACCCTAGAGAAAACAGGAGAAGATGAGATATCCACATGTGAATATTGCGACAATAAATCTGTATATATTGTAGGGAACTAA
- a CDS encoding S1C family serine protease, whose translation MGYYDDEYQEQRRPRRKRGAFFSGLIGAIIGALIILLVYPSLVDRGILPSTSSENDVQQSDNSISGVQKTVSVNVTSDITKAVSKVDNAVVGVVNIQKSSSFWDSGKSSEAGTGSGVIYKKAGNKAFIATNNHVVEDASEIEVSMSDGTRVKARLLGTDALTDLAVLEIDAKHVKQVATFGNSDSLKRGEPVVAIGNPLGLEFAGSVTQGVVSGTNRAIPQDLNGDGVADWQSEVIQTDAAINPGNSGGALVNIEGDVVGINSMKIAQEEVEGIGLAIPANSVRPVINDLERFGEVRRPYMGISSRSLDEISSYHLSETLKLPKDVVKGVAVIDVEPSSPAAKAGLKQYDVIVELDGKPISNIIDLRKVLYNQKAVGDKLKVTYYRDGKKQTATMKLIKESL comes from the coding sequence GTGGGCTATTATGACGACGAATACCAAGAGCAAAGACGACCACGTAGAAAAAGAGGGGCCTTTTTCTCAGGTTTGATCGGCGCAATTATCGGTGCATTAATTATTTTATTGGTGTATCCATCACTAGTAGATCGGGGAATTTTACCTTCTACTTCTTCAGAAAATGATGTTCAACAAAGTGACAATTCAATATCAGGTGTACAAAAGACGGTCTCTGTGAACGTCACGAGTGATATTACAAAGGCCGTATCGAAGGTTGATAATGCAGTTGTGGGCGTAGTAAATATCCAGAAATCAAGCAGCTTCTGGGACAGTGGGAAATCTTCTGAAGCGGGCACAGGATCTGGTGTTATTTATAAAAAAGCTGGCAATAAAGCATTTATCGCGACAAATAACCATGTAGTAGAAGATGCAAGTGAAATCGAAGTAAGCATGAGCGACGGTACTCGCGTAAAAGCACGTTTACTAGGAACAGATGCATTGACTGATTTGGCAGTATTAGAGATCGATGCCAAGCATGTGAAACAAGTAGCCACATTTGGTAACTCTGATTCATTAAAACGGGGTGAACCAGTGGTAGCGATTGGGAACCCATTAGGTCTTGAATTTGCTGGATCTGTCACACAAGGCGTTGTATCTGGTACAAATCGTGCTATCCCTCAAGATTTGAACGGTGACGGGGTAGCGGATTGGCAGTCAGAGGTTATTCAAACGGATGCAGCCATTAACCCTGGTAACAGCGGTGGAGCACTTGTGAACATCGAAGGTGATGTAGTGGGAATTAACTCGATGAAAATTGCTCAGGAGGAAGTTGAGGGAATTGGTCTTGCCATTCCAGCGAATTCTGTTCGACCAGTGATTAATGACTTAGAACGATTTGGAGAAGTACGCCGCCCGTATATGGGAATTTCCTCTCGTTCGTTGGATGAAATCTCAAGTTATCACCTAAGTGAAACATTGAAATTACCGAAAGACGTGGTAAAAGGTGTAGCAGTCATCGATGTTGAACCTTCTTCACCAGCTGCAAAAGCAGGTTTAAAACAATATGATGTAATTGTTGAGCTAGACGGTAAACCAATTTCGAACATTATTGATTTACGAAAAGTCCTGTATAATCAAAAAGCAGTTGGAGATAAACTCAAAGTGACGTATTATCGTGATGGTAAAAAGCAAACCGCCACAATGAAGTTAATTAAAGAGTCACTATAA
- a CDS encoding MBL fold metallo-hydrolase, producing MSLHFSVLASGSTGNATFVGNEKGSILVDAGLSGKGMEGLFQQIDRNIKDLSGILVTHEHSDHIKGLGVLARKYDLPIYANEKTWQAMEGLIGTIHPDQKFVFNVGEAKSFNGLDVESFGVSHDAAEPMFFSFHQDGKKLTLITDTGYVSDRMKGVIKDSDMFIFESNHDVEMLRMGRYPWSIKRRILSDVGHVSNEDAALALADVIGDQTKRIYLAHLSQDNNMKDLARMSVEQVLTEKGFQIGEQIELYDTDPKNASPLVYI from the coding sequence ATGAGCTTGCACTTTAGTGTGCTCGCAAGCGGAAGCACGGGTAACGCAACATTTGTCGGAAATGAGAAAGGCTCGATTCTTGTCGATGCTGGACTAAGCGGAAAAGGCATGGAAGGCTTGTTCCAACAAATTGATCGCAACATCAAAGATCTCTCAGGGATTTTAGTTACACATGAGCATAGTGATCATATTAAAGGATTAGGTGTGTTAGCACGCAAATATGATTTGCCGATTTATGCGAACGAGAAAACGTGGCAGGCGATGGAAGGATTAATTGGAACGATTCATCCGGACCAAAAGTTCGTTTTTAATGTTGGAGAGGCAAAATCGTTTAACGGCTTGGACGTAGAGTCCTTCGGTGTATCTCACGATGCAGCTGAGCCAATGTTTTTTTCCTTTCATCAAGATGGTAAAAAACTTACGTTAATCACAGATACAGGTTATGTGAGTGATCGTATGAAAGGCGTTATTAAAGATAGCGATATGTTCATTTTTGAAAGCAATCATGACGTTGAGATGCTTCGAATGGGAAGATACCCTTGGAGCATCAAGCGTCGTATTTTAAGCGATGTGGGACACGTATCAAACGAAGATGCGGCACTTGCCTTAGCGGACGTTATTGGTGACCAGACAAAGCGCATTTATTTGGCTCATCTTAGTCAGGATAATAACATGAAGGATCTAGCCCGCATGTCAGTGGAACAAGTCCTAACAGAAAAAGGATTCCAAATCGGTGAGCAAATTGAGCTGTATGATACAGATCCAAAAAATGCTTCGCCGCTCGTTTATATTTAA
- a CDS encoding two-component system regulatory protein YycI, translating to MDWNKTKNTFIITFLILNLFLGFQLYQKKERSQLDPITEASIEELLADDHITYGDLPTPPSKESYVGVTNYNFTNTKLDGLKDQKIMLLDATHLQGTFNKSIPISGSNATFRFNQFLKDYIYKGSSYIRWNVDKDLKQIICYQKIGDATIYNNEGGKLIIHLNDKNEMTGYEQTLLDVKDKIEVDKDILQPIKVLENLYLNKEIEPDSNITTVKLGYYNFSPVIANSDEAQMQILIPAWHIVVNKKDQYFMNAFEGDIVKGKTN from the coding sequence ATGGATTGGAATAAAACGAAAAATACATTCATTATTACTTTCCTGATTCTGAATCTTTTCCTTGGCTTTCAGCTTTATCAAAAAAAGGAACGTAGTCAGCTTGATCCGATTACGGAAGCAAGTATTGAGGAGCTTTTAGCGGACGATCACATTACATATGGAGATCTTCCGACACCACCTTCTAAGGAAAGCTATGTAGGAGTGACCAATTACAATTTTACGAACACCAAATTAGATGGTCTTAAGGATCAAAAGATTATGTTGCTAGATGCGACACATCTTCAAGGGACGTTCAATAAGTCGATTCCAATTTCCGGATCAAATGCGACGTTTCGTTTCAATCAATTTTTAAAAGATTACATCTATAAGGGCTCTTCCTATATTCGATGGAATGTGGATAAAGATTTAAAACAGATTATTTGCTATCAAAAAATCGGTGATGCCACCATTTATAACAATGAAGGTGGGAAGCTCATTATTCACCTTAATGATAAGAATGAAATGACAGGTTATGAGCAAACTTTATTAGATGTAAAGGATAAGATCGAGGTTGATAAGGATATCCTACAGCCGATCAAGGTGCTTGAAAACCTGTACTTAAATAAAGAAATTGAACCTGACAGCAACATAACCACTGTTAAATTAGGATATTACAATTTCTCCCCAGTGATCGCAAATTCTGATGAGGCTCAAATGCAAATTTTAATTCCAGCTTGGCACATCGTTGTGAACAAGAAGGACCAATATTTCATGAACGCTTTTGAAGGAGACATTGTAAAAGGAAAGACTAATTAA
- a CDS encoding YycH family regulatory protein → MVLTWNLWTYQPHYKILEKNKYLQNETYVSPLKSASKKELSDHIKFSQVIYHGNGSDYGATIEKNVDNWLNEAKTWKFANVYNYTPNVPSNDFDSFLHMDNAIELIYPDNISMKAFKDMFQVEGKSVPDFYFDRIFLKEKRGQSAINAYFVDTKTRQIFVAIVSNFLQHDFDKKAAKMQSLYAPYTKYKIRDGKYIYLPKQSVTLDSLMYYSSPLDVDKFKNVLFGNPTYVKKEKVSNEEFYTDGTSVLAFVGNQDVIEYANWANLGTSNSEAIEVTSILKRSFNFVNDHGGWTDAYYFSKWNPDKREVMYQLHENNYPVFSTSAPTTTEIYEKWGKAEVAKYRRPIYKISRTSSGSFPVKLSSGLDIIKSVEKIPNLDKSQLQDIAIGYELVPQQQNDSLEVRRIALQPAWFYLYKGKWNKVESLKESGGASNGLE, encoded by the coding sequence TTGGTCTTAACGTGGAATCTTTGGACGTACCAGCCTCATTACAAAATACTTGAAAAAAATAAATACTTACAAAATGAAACATATGTAAGTCCACTGAAAAGTGCATCAAAAAAAGAGTTGAGCGATCATATTAAGTTTTCACAAGTCATCTATCATGGGAATGGTTCGGACTATGGTGCAACGATCGAAAAAAACGTCGACAATTGGCTAAACGAAGCAAAGACATGGAAGTTTGCAAACGTCTACAACTATACGCCAAACGTTCCGTCAAATGACTTCGACTCTTTTTTACATATGGATAACGCGATTGAATTGATTTATCCGGACAATATCTCGATGAAAGCCTTCAAGGATATGTTTCAAGTCGAGGGTAAATCAGTTCCTGACTTTTATTTTGATCGCATTTTTCTTAAAGAAAAAAGAGGACAGTCCGCTATTAATGCTTATTTTGTGGATACAAAGACACGTCAAATCTTTGTTGCGATTGTCTCTAACTTTTTGCAACACGATTTTGACAAAAAGGCAGCGAAAATGCAAAGCTTGTACGCTCCTTACACGAAGTATAAAATTCGTGACGGAAAGTACATCTATCTTCCGAAGCAATCCGTTACGCTTGATAGCCTAATGTATTATAGCAGCCCTCTAGATGTGGATAAGTTCAAAAACGTTTTATTCGGTAATCCTACGTACGTGAAGAAAGAAAAAGTATCGAACGAAGAATTTTACACGGATGGGACAAGCGTGCTCGCGTTCGTTGGTAATCAAGACGTAATTGAATACGCCAACTGGGCGAATTTAGGAACGTCTAACAGTGAGGCTATTGAAGTAACGAGCATTTTGAAACGAAGCTTCAATTTTGTTAATGATCATGGTGGTTGGACAGACGCGTATTATTTTTCAAAATGGAACCCTGATAAGCGCGAGGTTATGTATCAGCTTCATGAGAATAATTATCCTGTCTTTTCAACGAGTGCGCCGACAACAACGGAGATCTACGAGAAGTGGGGGAAAGCAGAGGTTGCCAAATACCGCCGACCTATTTATAAAATTTCCCGTACATCATCAGGTAGTTTTCCAGTAAAACTCTCATCTGGCTTAGATATTATTAAGTCTGTGGAGAAGATTCCAAACTTGGATAAGTCACAGCTGCAAGACATTGCAATTGGTTACGAACTCGTTCCTCAGCAGCAGAATGATAGCTTAGAGGTTCGACGCATTGCCCTGCAACCGGCTTGGTTCTATTTATACAAAGGCAAATGGAACAAGGTTGAAAGTCTGAAGGAATCAGGAGGTGCATCGAATGGATTGGAATAA